One part of the Pseudopipra pipra isolate bDixPip1 chromosome 3, bDixPip1.hap1, whole genome shotgun sequence genome encodes these proteins:
- the FLRT3 gene encoding leucine-rich repeat transmembrane protein FLRT3 yields MISVTWSIFLVWTKIGLLLDMAPCSVSAKPCPSVCRCDVGFIYCNDRDLTSIPTGIPEDATTLFLQNNQINNAGIPSELKNLLRVERIYLYHNSLDEFPTNLPKYVKELHLQENNIRTITYDSLSKIPYLEELHLDDNSVSAVSIEDGAFRDNIYLRLLFLSRNHLSTIPWGLPKTIEELRLDDNRISTISELSLQDLTNLKRLVLDGNLLNNHGLGDKVFMNLVNLTELSLVRNSLTAAPVNLPGTNLRKLYLQENHINRVPPNAFSYLRQLYRLDMSNNNLSNLPQGVFDDLDNITQLFLRNNPWHCGCKMKWVRDWLQSLPLKVNVRGLMCQAPEKVRGMAIKDLSAELFDCKDDGVISTIQITTAVPNTLYPAQGHWPVSVTKQPDIKTPNLNKNYRTTASPVRKIITIFVKSVSTETIHISWKVALPMTALRLSWLKMGHSPAFGSITETIVTGDRSDYLLTALEPESPYRVCMVPMETSNIYLSDETPECIETETAPLKMYNPTTTLNREQEKEPYKNSSLPLAAIIGGAVALVAIALLALVCWYVHRNGSLFSRNCAYSKGRRRKDDYAEAGTKKDNSILEIRETSFQMIPITNDQVSKEEFVIHTIFPPNGMNLYKNSHSESSSNRSYRDSGIPDSDHSHS; encoded by the coding sequence ATGATTAGTGTAACCTGGAGCATCTTCCTAGTTTGGACTAAAATAGGGCTGTTACTTGACATGGCACCTTGTTCTGTTAGTGCCAAGCCATGCCCTTCAGTTTGTCGCTGTGATGTGGGTTTCATATATTGTAATGATCGCGATTTGACGTCTATTCCTACAGGAATCCCAGAGGATGCAACCACCCTCTTCCTTCAGAACAATCAAATAAATAATGCTGGGATTCCTTCAGAACTGAAGAACTTGCTTAGGGTGGAAAGAATATATTTATACCACAACAGCCTAGATGAATTCCCCACTAACCTCCCTAAGTATGTTAAGGAACTGCATTTGCAGGAGAATAATATAAGGACCATTACTTATGATTCACTTTCCAAAATTCCTTATCTGGAAGAACTGCATTTGGATGATAATTCAGTTTCCGCCGTTAGCATCGAGGATGGAGCTTTCCGGGACAACATCTATCTCAgacttcttttcctctctcgAAATCACCTCAGCACCATCCCCTGGGGTTTGCCTAAAACCATAGAAGAGCTACGCTTGGATGATAATCGCATTTCCACCATTTCTGAGCTGTCCCTTCAAGACCTTACAAATCTAAAACGCCTTGTTTTAGACGGAAATCTTCTAAACAATCACGGACTGGGAGACAAAGTCTTCATGAACCTAGTCAATCTCACAGAGCTGTCGCTGGTCCGCAATTCCCTCACGGCGGCGCCGGTAAATTTGCCGGGAACGAACCTAAGGAAGCTTTATCTCCAAGAGAACCACATCAACCGTGTGCCACCCAATGCTTTCTCTTACTTACGGCAGCTGTACCGACTGGACATGTCCAACAACAATCTCAGCAATTTACCTCAGGGTGTCTTTGATGACCTGGACAACATCACCCAGCTCTTCCTTCGCAACAACCCTTGGCACTGCGGGTGCAAAATGAAGTGGGTGCGGGACTGGTTGCAGTCGCTGCCTCTAAAAGTGAACGTGCGTGGACTGATGTGCCAGGCACCCGAAAAAGTGCGCGGGATGGCCATCAAGGACCTCAGCGCGGAGCTGTTTGATTGTAAGGACGATGGTGTGATCAGCACCATCCAAATCACCACCGCGGTCCCGAACACGCTGTACCCGGCCCAGGGCCACTGGCCGGTGTCTGTGACCAAACAACCCGACATCAAGACTCCCAACCTAAACAAAAACTACAGAACCACGGCGAGCCCGGTACGCAAAATCATCACCATCTTTGTGAAATCCGTCAGCACGGAGACCATCCACATCTCCTGGAAAGTTGCACTGCCAATGACTGCTCTGAGACTGAGCTGGCTCAAGATGggccacagccctgcctttgGATCTATAACTGAGACCATAGTTACGGGCGACAGAAGCGACTATTTGCTGACGGCCCTGGAGCCGGAATCGCCGTACCGTGTGTGCATGGTTCCCATGGAAACCAGCAACATCTATCTCTCCGACGAAACGCCCGAGTGCATCGAGACCGAGACGGCTCCTCTCAAGATGTACAAccccaccaccaccctcaaCCGGGAGCAGGAGAAAGAACCCTACAAAAACTCCAGCCTGCCCCTGGCCGCCATCATCGGCGGCGCGGTGGCGCTGGTGGCCATCGCGCTGCTGGCCCTGGTGTGCTGGTACGTGCACAGGAACGGCTCCCTGTTCTCCCGGAACTGCGCCTACAGCAAGGGACGCCGGAGAAAGGACGACTACGCCGAAGCGGGGACCAAGAAGGACAACTCCATCCTGGAAATCAGGGAGACTTCTTTCCAGATGATACCGATAACCAACGACCAAGTGTCCAAGGAGGAGTTTGTAATACACACCATCTTCCCGCCCAACGGCATGAACCTGTACAAGAACAGCCACAGTGAAAGCAGTAGTAACAGGAGCTACAGAGACAGTGGTATTCCAGATTCAGATCACTCACACTCATGA